The Archangium primigenium genomic interval TGAGCACGCCCTTGGAGGAGCCCTCCGCCACCGGCTTCACGATGAGCGGGAAGCTGCCGAAGTCCTTGTTGAGCCGCTCCTTGCCCGTGATCATCAGCTGGAAGTTGGGCGTGTGGATGCCCGCTTGGCGGACGATCTTCTTGGCCAGCGCCTTGTCCAGCGCGATGGAGAGCGTGGCCGGATCGCTGCCCGTGTAGGGGATGTCGAGCAGCTCCAGCATCGCGGGCACCTGGCTCTCGCGGTTGCGGCCCTTGAAGCCCTCGGCGATGTTGAACACGATGTCCAACGGCGTGCTCGCCAGCACGCTGGGCAGCTCCGCCGTGGCCTCCAGGTCCACCACCTCGTGGCCCCAGGACGCGATGGCCTCGCGGATGGTCTGCAGCGTGGTGGGCGAGTCGTACTCGGCCTCGCTGTCCTCCACCGACGCGGCGTCCGCCATGGGCTTCACGCGCTTGACGTTGTAGGTGAAGCCCACGCGCAGGGGGCCCGTCTTGCGCGTCGGCTTGCCCGCGCGCTTGCCGTCCTTGATCTTGTAGCGCCGCGCCGCGCTCTGGATGATGGCGTTGACCACGCCGTCCAGGTGCACGCCCTCCAGGTCCGCCGCGGCGTAGATGCCCGAGCCCGGCTGCAGGTTCGGCAGCGCGTTGATCTCCAGGAAGTACGGCACGCCCGCGTCGCTCAACCGGAAGTCGATCCGCCCCAGGTCCCGGCAGTCCAGCACCTGGAGGATCTTCTTGGACAGGGCGCGCATCTCCTCGGCCACCTTGGGCGGCAGCCCCGAGGGCGCGCGCACCTTGACGAGCTGGTCGCGCTTCACCTTGAGCTCGTAGTCGTAGATGGCGTGCTTGCGGCCCGCCATGGCGGCCGGGTCGAAGTCGTAGCCCACCGGGTTGAGCACGCCGTCCTGCTCGTTGGCCACCGCGGCCAGGAAGGGCACGGTGATGTCCACGCCCCGGATGAACTCCTCCACCAGCACCCCGTTGGGGTAGCGCGCGAGCGCCTGGGCCACCTTCTCGCGGGCCTCCTCCACCGTCTCGGCCACCGAGTCCTGGGTGATGCCCTTGGAGGAGCCCTCGAAGTTGGGCTTGATGATGACGGGAAAGCGCAGCTCCTCGACCTTGAGCGCGGCGAGCTGCTCGACGAACTGCCAGCCCGGGGTGCGCACCCCGTGCTCGGCGAGCGCGAGCTTGGTGAGGTGCTTGTCGAGCGTGAGCGCCAGCACGTAGGCGTCCGAGCCCGTGTAGGCGAAGCCCAGCTCCTCGAAGAGCGCGGGGTAGAAGGCCTCGCGGAAGCGGCCCCGGCGGCCCTCGGCGATGTTGAAGATGAGGTCCGGGCTGTAGGCCTCCAGGCGCGCCACGGTGCGGCTGGCGGGCCCGCTCACCTCGAAGCGCTCCAGGCGGTGGCCGAGCCGCTCGATGGCGCCGGCCAGGGTGTTCACCGTCTCCTGGGAGTCGAACTCCGCCTCTTCCTCGGCGTCGGACAGCTTGAGGTTGTACGTCAGCGCGATGCGCACGGCTTACCCCTTGGGGGACTGCGTGGGGGACTGCGTGGGAGACTGTGTGATCGCGCGGCTCCGGCGAACCCGGGCCGCGGACAGGAAACGGCCCGGGACGCGCGCGGGCGTCACGGGCGAGCGCACGGCGGTGGTCGCCCCGGCGACGACCTTGCCGTCCACCACCTGCGTCTGGGCCCAGGTGTCTCCGAGCCTCCAGCCGAGGGGGTCGCGCACGAGGCGCAGCGTCTCCACGCCGCCCAGGACGACGAGCGCGGCGAGGAAGGCCACCCGGCCCAGGGGCTCGGGCATCATCCCGAGCACGACGATGAGCGCCAGGGGGGCGTTGCGCAGGGTGCTGTCGCGGTGGCGCGCGGCCGAGCGCGTGGGCAGGTGCATCACCTTCACGCCGAAGATGCGCTTGCCCACGCTCTGGCCCTGGAGCATGCCGTCGGCGAGCAGGAGGAAGAGCATGGCCAGCACGCCGCCGGTGGCGCCGCCCACGACGAACAGGCCCCAGGCCACGGACACGTCCACCAGGCGCGCGCCCAGGCGCAGCACCAGCGAGGCCTTGGGGTAAGGCGAGCCTTCCTGTTCGTCCTGGCGCACCACCCGCAGGCTCTTGGGTCGCTCGGCGGCGTGGGGTCTCACGGGCGCGGGGACACTCACGTGCCGGACTCCCCGTCGACCTTGGACTCGAACTCGGACTCGGGCTCCGGCTCGAGGATGAGGCCGCGCTCGGGGCGCTGGGGCTCGTCCAGACCGGCGAGCTGCGCCAGGCGCTCGTGGGCGCTCACCATGCCGGGCGGGCGCGCGTAGACGTACTCGCTGGCGGCGGCGTTGCCGGTGAAGTCCGGGGAGGCCACGAGCCTGGCCGTGGGCGAGCCCGTCTCGGACATCTCCCGGAGCCGGTCGCGCGCGGCGTCCGTGTCCGGTGCCGCCGGCTCGCCCTCGCGGGTGAAGAAGACGAAGGCCATGGCGGGCCGTTTGGAGGACTCGCGCATGGCGAACTGCACGCCATCCAGGGTCCAGCCCCGGGCGCTCCATTCATTCACGGTGCGATCGAGCGTGCCCTCGTCCACCGTGGACAGCTCGACGACCTTGTATTGGAGCAGCCGGGGCGCGGCGGCGATGACGGGACGGGCGGCCCCCGGACGTTTGCCCGCGCGCGGCGTGGGGCGCCGGGCGGTCGTCTTCGGAGGGGACGCCTTACGAGTGGGGGGCCGTTTCTTCTTCTTGCGGGGGGGCATGGGCCGATCGGGATCTTTGCCCTCAAGGAGGGGGGTGGACGCAAGCCCCGTGTGCACGGGGGCGTCGCGGTGTCAGGCACCCAGCAACTGGGAGGCCTCGAGCGCGTGGTAGGTGATGATGAGGTCCGAGCCGGCGCGCTTCATGGAGGTGAGAATCTCCAGCGTCATCCGATTGCCGTCCACCCAGCCATTCTGGGCGGCGGCCTTCACCATGGCGTACTCGGCGGAGACGTTGTAGGCCACCACGGGGACGTCCACCCGGTCGCGCACCTGGCGGATGATGTCCAGGTAGGCCAGGGCCGGCTTGACGATGATGAGGTCGGCGCCCTCCTCCAGGTCCAGGTCCACCTCCTTGAGGGCCTCGCGGGTATTGCCGGGATCCATCTGGTAGCCGCGGCGGTCGCCGAACTGGGGGGTGCTCTGGGCGGCCTCGCGAAAGGGCCCGTAGAAGGCCGAGGCGTACTTGGCGGCGTAGGACATGACGGGCACGTCGGTGAAGCGCGCCGCGTCGAGCGCCGAGCGGATGGCCGCCACGCGCCCGTCCATCATGTCCGAGGGGGCGATGATGTCCGCGCCGGCCTGGGCGCACGTGACGGCCATGCGCGCGAGCAGGGGCAGCGTGGCGTCATTGGCCACGTGGCCCGCCTCGATGAGGCCGCAGTGGCCATGGTCCGTGTACTCGCACAGGCACACGTCCACGATGACGAGCAGGTCCGGCAGGGCGCTCTTGAGCTCGCGCACGGCCCTCTGGACGATGCCCTCGGTGGCGTAGGCCTGGGAGCCGTGGGCGTCCTTGAAGTCCGGAATGCCGAAGAGCAGCACCGCCTTGACGCCCAGCGCCTGGGCGCGGCGGGCCTCGGCCACGGTGTGCTCCAGGGACAGGTTGAACACCCCGGGCATGGAGCCGATGGGGCGGCGCACGTCCCGGCCCTCCACGACGAAGAGCGGGTAGATGAAGTCCGAGGGCGCGAGCGTGGTCTCGCGCACCATGTCACGCAGGGCGGCCGTGCGGCGCAGGCGCCGGGGCCGGTGGATGGGGTAAGCCATGGGCGACGGTATAAACCGCCCGGCGCCGCCGGGCAGGAATTGTCACCCCGGGCCCGGCCCGACAGCGACCAGGGGGTCAGCTGCTCACGAACTGGGCCGTCTCCCGAGCCATGCGGGCGGCACGGCCCTCGGCCAGGTCCGCCTCGTGGAGTGCCCGGGCGTAGCGGATGCGCGCCGCCTCGGTGTTCGCCGCCAGCCCGCGCTCCGCGTCCGCCAGTTCCCGACGCGCCGCGCGCAGTTCCTTCTCCATCCATTCGTTGGTGAACATAGGTGTGCTCTCTCCCCGATTGAGCCCCAGCCATTGCACACCCCACGCCACACGGGCTCACCCCCCAAGGGTGCGAAACCACGATGGCCGCAGGACAGGGCAGCCGGGAGAGCCTGGAAGAAAGTGCGAAAGGTTGTTCCCGGGGTGCGCAAATCCTGGAGCAAGACGTGAGGACAGGTGCCCGCCCGCTCCCC includes:
- the hemB gene encoding porphobilinogen synthase; this translates as MAYPIHRPRRLRRTAALRDMVRETTLAPSDFIYPLFVVEGRDVRRPIGSMPGVFNLSLEHTVAEARRAQALGVKAVLLFGIPDFKDAHGSQAYATEGIVQRAVRELKSALPDLLVIVDVCLCEYTDHGHCGLIEAGHVANDATLPLLARMAVTCAQAGADIIAPSDMMDGRVAAIRSALDAARFTDVPVMSYAAKYASAFYGPFREAAQSTPQFGDRRGYQMDPGNTREALKEVDLDLEEGADLIIVKPALAYLDIIRQVRDRVDVPVVAYNVSAEYAMVKAAAQNGWVDGNRMTLEILTSMKRAGSDLIITYHALEASQLLGA
- a CDS encoding RDD family protein; translation: MSVPAPVRPHAAERPKSLRVVRQDEQEGSPYPKASLVLRLGARLVDVSVAWGLFVVGGATGGVLAMLFLLLADGMLQGQSVGKRIFGVKVMHLPTRSAARHRDSTLRNAPLALIVVLGMMPEPLGRVAFLAALVVLGGVETLRLVRDPLGWRLGDTWAQTQVVDGKVVAGATTAVRSPVTPARVPGRFLSAARVRRSRAITQSPTQSPTQSPKG
- a CDS encoding ATP-grasp domain-containing protein translates to MRIALTYNLKLSDAEEEAEFDSQETVNTLAGAIERLGHRLERFEVSGPASRTVARLEAYSPDLIFNIAEGRRGRFREAFYPALFEELGFAYTGSDAYVLALTLDKHLTKLALAEHGVRTPGWQFVEQLAALKVEELRFPVIIKPNFEGSSKGITQDSVAETVEEAREKVAQALARYPNGVLVEEFIRGVDITVPFLAAVANEQDGVLNPVGYDFDPAAMAGRKHAIYDYELKVKRDQLVKVRAPSGLPPKVAEEMRALSKKILQVLDCRDLGRIDFRLSDAGVPYFLEINALPNLQPGSGIYAAADLEGVHLDGVVNAIIQSAARRYKIKDGKRAGKPTRKTGPLRVGFTYNVKRVKPMADAASVEDSEAEYDSPTTLQTIREAIASWGHEVVDLEATAELPSVLASTPLDIVFNIAEGFKGRNRESQVPAMLELLDIPYTGSDPATLSIALDKALAKKIVRQAGIHTPNFQLMITGKERLNKDFGSFPLIVKPVAEGSSKGVLTKSVCNSEAELREVVKEIVTRYKQPALIEEYIGGREFTVGLLGERRPRVLPPMEIVFLDKEDKTPVYSFQHKLEWNDRVRYDAPAKLEPALLEKLRTAARGSFMALGCRDVARIDFRMDDKGRIYFIECNPLPGLTPGWSDLVLIAQGAGMDYRGLIGEIMAPAIRRYKEREARRAADESALTKLAMEKSAQEKAVLAEEKTANGPGGGSAAPRLEMKA